In Sparus aurata chromosome 5, fSpaAur1.1, whole genome shotgun sequence, the genomic window caaaaaaaacacagtaaaatgaCTTAAGTTTTAGTAAGAGTACTGAATCCAAATGTTCATACGCATCTTTGGATTTATGCATGTGAGCTTTTAAATCTGACATTTTGGATTCAGTACTCTCACCTAACATGTCAATCAATCAGCATCAGTGTCCAGGTTATTACTCACAGATTCCACCCAGAGCTGAAATAAGCCATCGGTCCCAAACCTGAAATTTTCAATAACACCTCTACACCGTAAACTAAAAGAAGAGGGACAGAGGGAGCGTTCATATTAGCATTAGAGCGAATACACAATTTGACATCCTCTATGATCAGTTTTACATCGTATGAATGTTTTGAGTCCGAGACAACTGACGATCTACTCACTGGTCAGAAAAACAATGTAACTCCAGGGGACAAATCTGGACCAAGAAAATCCACCTGCAGAGGGAGAGCAAGGTGAGAGGTCTGCAGCGCAAAATCTCCTGTGTTGTGCGTTTACGTGAGCCGGGGGGAGATCTTACTATTCAGCGTGTACGTCTCCACGAGGATCCACACACCATTGATGGCAACCACCGCATCTGCAGCCACGAGAAAAaggttaaaggataagttcacccaaaaatgataaTTCAGTCATTCTCCACTCAGCCGATGAAAAGTCAGGAGGAGTTTCGAGGTTGGAAAAacctttctggagcttcacagcaaaacacaagCAATGTTTACACAGACAATATTCTTTATTCTGCATCAAATCGTTCCAAGTTAAGATTTCGGGTCAGCTGTTTACATCACTGCATATTTACATCGTGACTGTGGGCGTGCATAGAAATAACGGAGCTGAAATTTGTTCGGTGATTTATACCATTTAAagagccaaaatcttcactgtagctgctaagcttcAATCGTTAGCAGATACCTTGAAATATTTTGTGAACTACGAAACTTTATtggactttccatcagcatgagagTGAGTTGACAATGATTGAATTTccaattttgggtgaacttgtccttttaAAGGTTTATCATGACAGACTGTTGATAGATATAAATGATATTACTTACACATGGCATACTGGAAGCCCTTTGACTTCACAAGCAGGTTGATGCCTGTTGAAGCGGAGACAGAGCGCTGACAATAAGGAACCGAGAGACTTAATACTTCCGTTGTATATacaaaggagaaaagaaacagagaactTGCCTTTGAAAATGAGGAAGGTCGTGTGTGGAAGGTCATCAAACCAATGCTCTCCACTGCGCCGCGCCTTAACGACAGACACATGTATGTTAAAAACAACCACAAGGACATTTGGTGTGAATTATAACTGAGCAGTACACATTTTTAGTTACTCACCTTCCATTTAAGGCCTGTGACCTCATAGAACTTATAAAAGTCCTGTAAACTGCAGCACAAAAGATTcattaaatcacattaaatgCATCAAAATGAAGAATTTTAACGTAAAAAAGGTGTCAAAGGTGTGGCAGTCACCTGAGCATAGGAGCCCCCGAGGTGTTCAGAGCTTTGTATGTGAGGAAGCGGTCTCTTGCAGACATCCGAGGTCTGTAAAACCGCATCAGACCGTCAAACTGTTTGAGCGACACGCCCAACGGCCTCTGGGGGGAGCGCCACATCAACACAGACAAACGCAACAGCCGTGAGCGCCtcgtaaaataaataatgtgttcCAAATATACATAATAGACGACACAGAACAGTGAGGTCATACCTGGCGGCTAACCAGCAGCTGGAAGGCGTGGTCAATGGCGGAGCGTTTGTGAAGCAAAAGAGATTTAAACTTCATCTTCTCGACATCATTGAACGTATCGAACACCACTGCCAAGAGCTGGACAAGGACAGAGAAAATGATGTGAAGTACAAAATACGTCAAGAGAGACACTTTAGAAGTAGTGAAAAGAAGGCTAATTGTACCAGGTTCATGATGAAGTAGAGCTCTATGGAGAGGTAAACAATGAAGAAAACACAGGACCAGCGGTTCTTGGAGTACGCCGGCATCATCACATCTGGGAAACTACAAGAAAGAGGGACGCATGAGAAAACTGCACACATGTGGTGAGACACAAACATTGGCGATGAGCTCTGAAAGCAGGAAGCACTGCTGGCATGTCGTGTGTTGTGATAACTAAACCATTACTTTGCTTACTTTGCTGTGGTCAGCAGCACAAACAGACTGACGAGGCTGTTCTCAAGAGTGCTGAAGTACTGCGGTGGGAGGAGAGGGATCAAGTCAGGAGATGTGACCATCACAGacacaaaactgaaacaaagacaacacccaccccgAGTCCCCGAACGTACGTAActcaaacaaactaacatgaGGGGAACTCGAGACTCAACGTACCGGGTCAGAAGTGTTcggagagaagagacagaaaccTGGAGGAGACAAAAAGGATAGTCAGACACAAGATGGTTAACTTTTTTGAGGAACTATGTTACACTTTTTAgcacaaggggaaaaaaaaaccctccacaaTTTTaaagttcaaccaaaaatgaaaattcagccatTATCTACTCAACTTTGTGCCGATGTAAAGTGGGTGAAATATTCTAGtccacaaaatgtttctgaagctccaaagcaaaacagcattgcagcgttctcctaaacaaccgaagcagctggggacttgttttaaaatgtaaaaaaaccaaacaaacagaaaaacataaaatgcctCCATTCAGCTCGTTCCGTGGCATCCAAGCTTCCAGatgcccagagatcccaaattgatttgaaagacGTTATTTGAACCCTCAACGTCTGAGTCGAGCTCACGCATCCACAGAATTGCAGGTTGCGTActcttttagcttagcagccgCAGTGAAGGTTTCGGCTTTAAAAAGTGTgtcaaaacatcttttcaaatcaatgtggGATCTTAGGGCTCCGACAGACTGCTGCAAGATCACGCTGGGAATGCTGCATggagaaatctttttttctgtcgttttaaaacaagtctccagccACTTCAGTTTTTTAGGCGAATGCTGAAACgctgaagcttcagaaatgttttgcggaccaCCAAACACTCCATCTGCCTGAGGGTGAGTGGAAaataactgaattttcattttggtggGTGAACCTTTCCCCTTAAGGAgttaatatatattaaaataatacattttcttaCCCAAGATAGCAAATATAACCATGAAGAAGAGCAGCAGTAGGAGGATGTCAATAAAAGGTGGGAGGGACTGGAAGATCTGACGCAAATTCCTGTTCGGGTGAAAGACAAAGATTGCATTAAATTGTTAAATGAGCGGTGTCAGTTTAATCAGGGAGTTGGACAAGATcatgataaaaacacaactaaCTCGAACTTTGAAGTTAAACAAAAGGCTCCAAGTCCAATACAAAGAAACTCTTTATCTTACACTTCTCAACTGAGGAAGCTGATCCTCTACAGCTGATTTCTATTTTGTGATCATGACTTTAACCTGTCACTGTAAATCTCATCAAGTGTCATTGCGTACCTGCGTACAGCACCGCAGTATCTACAGTCCACCAGGAAAATTGGCCTGAGAGCTCGGGTCACTCTGACGTGAGACGTCTGTCTGATCAGAACCACTATGGCCTCCACgaactgcagcagcaacacgcACGTCTGTACAAAGAGAATACACAACCTGAATAACACACAGCGACAGAAGATTAATCTAGCATCAGAAAGTACCCATCATGCATCAGTTACCTTCACCATTGTCCTCTTGTGTCGTATGAAGGTGCCGAAACCTAACCAGCGAAGTTTCATGCATAGCTCAAATGCCACCATGACCAAAGCCAGCAGCTCCAGAGTGGCGTGGACCTGCAAAGGCATCACAAACGCTTTAACACCAAACTGTGTGTATAAgcttgtgttggtgtgtgtgtctgtgcatgtatACGTTCACTCACGTAGACGTCCAGGCGCAGTGAGGGCACCGCGGGAGCTTCGCACAGAGACAGCATCATCAGCAGGAGGCCCGTCAGCAGCTCCATCATGTAGAACAGGTGGTTGTGGGCGAACAGGTACGCCGCCAGCGCCTTCGGGTTTCGAGGATGGGTGAAGAACTTATCATTGTTCTCTCCCTCCTGGATGTGAAATTTAAATGACACATACATATCAGACATTGTAAGCCTTTTGATTATATTTAAAGgtgaaaactgtaaaatatagGCAGAATTTGAAGGcagttcaaaaaaaaaatcatagagGGCAGTATTTCACCAGAGTAAATGATAACTGCTGCTCTTCGCTAGCTTTACTTAGCTGCAGTTAGCTACCGTTGGCTAATTAGCTCATGGGTCAGGGTTAAGGTCAGGTAACACAGGTGACAGATCTAAGCTCAGCTGGATTTGGCAGCCTGACATGAGAGTGGACACCCCCCAGGGAAAGATAAATATTCTAAACTAacacatctgacaaattgcttCTTTAAATGTGCGGACAGCCCTGAATGTTTGGCTGTTTCTGACGCTGAACATCATTACACGGGACCTTTTTAAGTTGGCAGATGACTCTTGGTTATCAGCCGAGAACTTCCACATTTCTGTGTCACTACTTCCTTTTTTCAATTTGAAGTTTCTTGTGTCTGAACTTCACTTATCTTGTCACACATGCTCATGATCTAAATATAGCCCAGTGAAAGCGCTCAATGTTTAACCATCTAGAAGTAACACAGTGCGGAGGgtgtaataaaaaacaacattatgatCATGTGAACCTGCATGTGACTTGTGAGCTGCAGTAGCCCTGCACAGTCACTCGCTGATAAATGCCACTGCTTGTGAATACCTGCAGGTAGATGGCTGCTTCCTGGTAGTTCATCTCCCAGCTCTGCCGTAAGGACACATTTTGGCCTCTGTGGTTCTGGGGCCCAGGCGTTGAGATCACAGCGTTGTTCACTATGTCATAAttgcctcctcctccatctggaAGAAAACACAGTGTCAGCGCATTTATACAGCTAATGATAATGTGCAAACGGGCAGAAGTGGtctccacacagacacacagagtacatgaaggtgtgtgtgccTACCGGTGGAGCCTAGTTCTAACGTTGAGGCGTACGAGGAGATCACTACCGGACTCTCGTTATGGGTCTGATCTTCACGGCAACCGGCTGCCTGCCCGCAGAAGCACTCCATTGATCAGTTAGGATTTTTTCTGTGAGCCTCAGCTTTGTGAAGGTATtaatgttcctgtgtgtgtgtgtgtgtttgtgtcattcaCAGTACGCTGGTCTTATTCCAGCATCTACACACATCTGGAGATACAGATGGCCAAACATTCAACTCAGGCCAGATGCAAACTCCAGAGACAAAGTCACAAGTGGAGTCAGAGTCCTCACAGTTCCAGAAATATCCAGGCAAGGCTCGAGGAAACAAGGCTGACACTGTGACACTGGAGACCAAACAATCATTCAATTGAGAATGTTTATGTAGTTCAGAGCTTCTTGGACAACTGTGCCTGCCTAAGCAGCCGAGTTTAAACTTCGAACCCAATGCTGCCAGTCAGTGAGAAAGTCTCGTGTCTGCACTGATGTCACATTGTATATTACACCTCCTTCCTGCCACAGACAGGATGCAGACAGGAGACAGATAAACCACAGGCTGACTTAATCCTGTGCAACCAGAGAACATATGACCAACTTTAAAAGACAGGGAAGACATCTAGATATACAATATCACAGAGAAAGAAGCATGTCATTGTAGAATTTTAAATGAGACTACTTTTCCTAAAACCTGCACTGTCGTCACAATTACCTCAAAAGTACAACAGAGACAGCTGAAATCCAGAGAAACTCTCAAGCAGGCTCTCTCATAAATAATAATTACGGTTTCTTTCTTGAACAAACTCTTCCTCTACGCGTCTTCCCGCAGCTGCCTATTTTAGATGTCTATCTGGGTGCTCTTCCCACACACTGCACATCACATGTTTCTGCTTTAGGCACCACTCCtcggaacaaaaaaaaaaaaacccggtGAAGAGACCGTATGAGTCTGTGAAACGCAGTCACAGACATTTCCTTCCCACCATGCCGGCAGCAGATCGAGCTGAAGTGTGAAGATCAAATTCCAGTCCAGCGGCAGCCTGGCTGTTATCCTGACAGGAGTACACCGCGTGTCCGCCGTGTGCTATTCCAGCCCCTCATTTGTTTGAGAACAATAACATGTTTGAAGCTCCCAGTCAAAAACACGGTGAGGTCAGGctcacagcaacacaaacaggcTCAGCAGTCATGACCGTTTCTCCAAGGACAAACAACAAATAGTTTTGTGGAGATCTGAAGGGTCCTGACCACCGGCAATAAAAACTGAACTCCACACGTCTGTCCAGGCATGTGATTTGCCACTGAGGTGACACTTTCTCCCGGTCCAAGTTCAAACTCCCTCACTTTCCAGAAAGCTCCAACAGCAGTCAGAAAGAACAGAAGGATATGTCCTCCTTCTGTCCACCACTCCCAGAtatcctgagaaaaaaaaaaaaaagtcctctcctcttcctgttcaCCTCCGGAGCCAGAGAAAATGATCCAgttagctcacacacacagacacttacacacaggctgcagacattcacacacacaacacacacatgctgcccATGAGCAGCAGGGAGGGGCTGAGGGGGTGCACGGTCTGCTGAGGCTGCAGTTTCTCCGATGGGTCATTTTGTAGCTTATATGTGAGGCATACAAAGGGCAGTGGGATTACTATGTTGAGTGGATGCATGGATACCTATACAtactgcacgcacacactcacactcatacacaaacacacacacacacacgtgatcTCAGAGCCTGGTGGACAGCCTCCATCAAAGCAGTGCAGCCTGGACGAGCAGCGTGTACGCAGCCGACTGTCAACAACATTCAGTGGCTTCAAACCGCACATCTGGTAAGTAGATGAGCTTCAACTTCATTCTACAAAATGCACAGCTGTAACTACATTTATAATATTCACAAAAATACTAAATACTCTTCCATCAACAACATCAGAGAGGATTTAATGATCTGTAGTCTGTACGCAGTTGTCAGTTTATTTGATGAACCACACTGAAGCTAATTTTGTTCAAACTGTTTCAGAGAGATGTTGATTCAACTTCATGTGATTCTGGAGGCTCTAGTGGGGAAGCTGAATCTAATATTTCGTCCACCTCATTTATATCGAGGGCAAACGAATAAATCCGCACAGTACGGATGTTTTCAGCCGATACTGATAACCAATAATTATACCAAAATGCTCCAGTATCAGTGAAGCGCCACAAACTACAGCCTCCAAAATGACTGTAAAGACAGACACCGAAAACAGCTCCAATAAAAACTTCATGGAGGGTGGATTTATTGCGTGGCTGTAAACATCGGACTGCAGGGCTTAAGCGCTGTTTACCGGATACAATGGCAAATGAGTGTATATTCACCTtcaatcaaaaatgtgttttttttcattgtttctgctgttgaatgtttgagctACACTGTGTGGAGTGATGTGCTGGGTTTCACATACGTCTGTTGAAAGATCAttgaaaacatcacaaacagttCTGAGACCAATCTTGGTGTAATACTCATGTGTTGAAGAAACTTGACATATCTAGTGCCAAAACACTGAGAATGGACTTTACAGTAAAGTAGGAAACATCTCCTGCTGCCAagtagttaaaggtgcactatgtagaaGAAATGTTAGTCAGAGGAGAAAGACCTTCGTTGACTTATTTCTTTCTGTCTATACAAACTAAGAAACTCTTTAGTTTTCTTGACTGTATAAACTCAACAAGCTGACCttaaaaaggacaacacagcttagactgtttcactttgtttgtatgtggcggaccctgccacctttttagcttcaaacagtgttttcttctgagaacggcttgtttattcacttattgaAGTTCTAAATATTTctcagtttgtgttattacctcaaaCTGTGCTGCAAAAAGTGCCTCTATGTGGAagaaatcagaagagaaagatcctcattgactgattttgttctgcctcaacaaagtaaaagaaacaaactctctttgtttcactttgtttatatgtggcggaccctgccacctttctaacttcaaacagtgttttcctccatgaacagcttgtttattcactcatggGTGGGACCAAACATTTTTGAAGTATTATCACCTAATCTGTGTTTTAAATAATACCTTTCCGAGTCTCTGAAtgtctttttccaaaactacatagtgcacctttaaacttttGCAGTTACACACATCATGTCTTCaaggttgttttgtcttttaacaAGATAAGGGAACATTCTTTGGGAATGAGGGGGAAGGAGGATCTTGCGTTGTTTATCTGTGCCTGTCTGTACATTCCCAGCAGACATGGCTGCCCTGTGTGTGAGGATAAGGTCGTGACAGTGAACACTTactctcgtctcctctctcagCCTCCTCGCTGAGCAGCCCGCTGTTTGCCTCGTCCCAGGTCAAGATGAGAGGCACATCGTCGTCGGACTCCATGCCAGCAGATGAAGAGGTTGAGGCTACCGTTAAATCACACTTAATCTGATCTACTCACCAGCTAAAAAAAGGGACATTGTTTGTACGACGGAAGCAGCACAGCTCACCGCGTCTGACGTGAAGTTTGTTGTTAGCTAACTGAGTTGCTAACTGATGTGCTAGCTAACCAGCCGTTAAAACGTCCGTGGTGACAAACGCAGCTCGGGAGGAACCGGGTTTCCTGCTGTTAAGCCGTGTGAAGCGGGATGAACCTGTTGTGTCCACACTCCGTCTCCGCCCTGTCCCGGATGGCATCTGTCACCGAATCAAGTGCTTCACTGTCACTCAGGCTAACAAGCCGAGACAGTCCGTCTGTGTCCATCACGGGACCATCTTCATCaacttcatcatcatcgtcgtcagCGCACACCGGGCTTTCTGCTCTTTAATAATGCTGCTAACATTTAACTGATAACCGAGACAACAGCTGTTTATCTAAATTAATCCTGTCCAAGGAAACAATCCCTGACACTTAACACAGACACTACATGAAGCTCTACAGATACTGTGGACAGCACAGATCAACAAACATTCACGACACTGACGAACTTTACGGCAGGCTGGGgcaatattttcaaaataaaagtcgaTGGCTTTaagaaatattattatttttgtattaattatgGAGGACCACAGGTGTCACCTAAGGGACTGGAGCTGTgacctgctggagctgctgaggTGAAGGACATCTGTTCGGACTGTGTGCTTCACTTTCTTCAGAATGGTCTTCAATTCATGACACGCATGAAACTGCTGACTGGAATCATGCAGATCAACTGACTGAATTAATTCTTCCTTTCATATcatttaacataaaaacaaataagttGTAAATGAAGACTATCAGCTAAACAACACAAACCTTCATACTCTTCATCTCTGTGaagcagctgtgtgtatcagtgtgGCTGTTTTGTTACACCGAAGGCAAATAAAATTTAGTAGAAATTTGTGCTACAGACTTTTTATACAGCTacatttaagtttttattttattgtcaacATCTTGTTCTGGAAGAGGAGCCTTCAACAGAAAGATTATCTAAccaaaagatttttaaaaacctgaCAAAACTTATGTATtagaaatatgtttgttttgtttgtatcaataacccaaatgtttttattgaaaatgtacTTGTGACTGTATGTTCTGTGTATAAAGGATTTTATCATGGAGGCTGAGTCTTGTTTGATTTAATTATCATTTGATAGTCTGTCTGTTATGTAAGCAATAATTTAACTGTTGTAATTTGTTTAAGTGGAGCTCATTTTTAACTATTTACCAACACACTAATTGCATACATTATTAACCTATTATTGAGCTGAGGTGTCCCAGATTACCTGAATTCACCTTATTataatattaaagtaatgtaacttgagtACATTCTGTTAGTATtggaataataacaaataaagaccAGAGAAATGTAATATCAATAAAAAGGGTGACATATCTTAATGCTATTAACGATTGTTTATCTGAGTTGGTTTTATTCAAATCtgatctatttttattttagcctCTTTTGACAAGAAAGATTGAGAGAGATTACAGGCAAAAGAATGAAGTAAAGGAACCCAGACCTGGACTCTAAACACAGGACATCTGCTCTACCAACTCAGATAAATAGTGTTGTTCAATAGTTCTGCACCTCTCTGGTTGGATCCAGGTAAACCAGGCAAAATTAAGTCCCGCCCACATATTTTCTGAGAATGCAGGTGGTGCGTGCCAAAAGAGGCGGTCTAGCTCGTTTCCCGCGTGAAGTTAgcgcatttccctccaaaacttTCAATGCTATATCAGTCGCTGACAGATCTGCACTCTGATCAGAGCggctcttctctgaggacacgaACACGGTCAGTAAACTGTTCTATAGGAATCTGCTTTGTGTGTACATTTACCTGCTCagtacaggtgtattcatgtctgtgtgggaggtgtACAGATCAGTTATTACTTACCAATCTCAGGTAATAAGCCCAGGTGATGTTCCGTCATATATCAGTGAGCTCCACATAGTAACTACCTTCATAATTTGTCTAAGCCCAGTAAATTCTATCTATGTATGTGCAGGTTTAAAAGGgagccagcctccctctcatgtcggtgagttgtgtttttgcctcgaatgtttctgaaataactctTAGCACCAGGCTGAAGATGTCTCATTTAACTGTTAAGTGTTGGGGTAAATTCGGCGTGAACATAATCCTATAACTACATCCAGTTAAATCTGCGATGGAGGTTGTGTTTTGCTCGgtgcaccaaactccattgtaaTTTTGGCCGTTTTTTCTCTGCCGTGTTTATAACGTGAATAATGCACACTTAATTAAATGTAGGTCACTTTGTCAAAACAAGTTGGTACTTTCGGTAAAATCGGCATGAAGCTATTTTTGATTTATGTGTTCTTCAGAACGACATGAAATCTGGTTAGCGAAGGTTTGCCGACAGTTAAGTGAGTGGTTAtgttatgttagctagctgactttaaagttgttgcagatgcactgcaTGGTTTGGGAAAAACGTAACCAGcggctcagctgcctttattaaCGGGTAAGGACACATTAAGCGGGTACTGACACTATAACGAGCTTATAAAGACGTCTGAGTCATTTCATCGtcgtgtttttacagacaggtttgcatgttagctaacgcgtgtgtctgttggagagtgttagcatgaCGCCATTATCGTGCTGTGTAAATGTTAACTTGTTTAATACTAGCATCATTACAGCCGAATATCAGAGTACAGCACTGTTAGCTAACAGGctacatgttttgtgtttgataatGTCTCAATATGTTAGTATGTCAGCATAGAAGGAcattttgagcagctaaagtagtttatacacacaatatgcagcctcattgtagcCTGCACTGAATGTAGTCAGTGTGTTTGGctcagttctggtttaatgTGTTATTAAAAATCATTGCACTTACTCCCTGTGTTTCAAAAGATATACTTTAAAATCCTATTACTCGTGTATAAAGCACTGAATGTTCTCAggacttatttttattttttattaaaaatgagATTATAGATTTTATAGTACAGAGtgatgtgagactcctgaagtgatgtcatgcacatgGTTACATACTGGTATATCATTCTTTATTATAGAATTATAATCCTGTAAGTAATCCCCTTTTTGCCGGATGTTTCTGTACTCTGATTACATCTTCTTTTTTCCCGTTAGaatcagaatatatatatatatatatatattatatatatatatatatatatatacacacacatacacatgcatgtaGTCATCATGTTATCTTATGTTAAAATTTAAaatacttcctcctctctccaggtgaacagtgggacttgtcttcagcttcaagtggaacagctctgacctgtgtgGTTATCAGAcccggagaggagagacacctggtccaacaaggtcagtgcTAAAACATGTGCAgaaattaaaggcagaaagtgtgagatttgTCAGTTGCGGTTCATTAATACTCTAGGATCAGCAAATGATTCTAGAGGATagtcgagtctcattcacaaGTCGTTGAATACTGACAGTTTGGGTTGGCAGAAGCCactacagtgtctctgttggGACGttagtctctctccctcttttctgtttgtcttttaaaaaactgattttggttttgtttactGAGAGAAATATAAACAGTTTGTCTGTTTAGAATGCCATCATTTATTTGATCaaatttatatataatataaattatataattatgctttatttaacatgtatatctacACTGTTcatccacaacattaaaaactacTGActagtgaagtgagcattgatcatcttgttacaatcaaatgttctgctgggaaactttgacttatgtcatttctgtggagcctctttgacaaacaccacccacccaaacaccgttcagaccaatTACACCctctcatggcaaagaacccaaggtgtcaaactggcctcctcattctccagattccaatccagttgagcatctatGGGATGCGCCAGATCCAACTcccatccatgttggggcccccgtggatcgttcttggctcaggctgcatccagtggaagctcagttggattgagaactgggaatctggaggccaggttgacaccttgagctctttcccacgttcctcgggtcattcctgagcagtttttgcagtgttgcaggtgcgttgtcctgctgggggggcactgccatcaaggagtgctgctgccatgagggggtgtactcggtctgcagctgtgtttggctggctggtgttt contains:
- the tpcn1 gene encoding two pore calcium channel protein 1 isoform X1 translates to MECFCGQAAGCREDQTHNESPVVISSYASTLELGSTDGGGGNYDIVNNAVISTPGPQNHRGQNVSLRQSWEMNYQEAAIYLQEGENNDKFFTHPRNPKALAAYLFAHNHLFYMMELLTGLLLMMLSLCEAPAVPSLRLDVYVHATLELLALVMVAFELCMKLRWLGFGTFIRHKRTMVKTCVLLLQFVEAIVVLIRQTSHVRVTRALRPIFLVDCRYCGAVRRNLRQIFQSLPPFIDILLLLLFFMVIFAILGFCLFSPNTSDPYFSTLENSLVSLFVLLTTANFPDVMMPAYSKNRWSCVFFIVYLSIELYFIMNLLLAVVFDTFNDVEKMKFKSLLLHKRSAIDHAFQLLVSRQMWRSPQRPLGVSLKQFDGLMRFYRPRMSARDRFLTYKALNTSGAPMLSLQDFYKFYEVTGLKWKARRSGEHWFDDLPHTTFLIFKGINLLVKSKGFQYAMYAVVAINGVWILVETYTLNSGFSWSRFVPWSYIVFLTIYGVEVLLKISGLGPMAYFSSGWNLFDFSVTVFAFLGLIALAFDMEPFYFIVVLRPLQLLRLFKIKQRYRNVLDTMFELFPRMASLGLTLIIFYYSFAIVGMEFFADVVYPNCCNTSTVADSYRQINITIGNKTVLEEGYYYLNNFNNILSSFVTLFELTVVNNWYITMEGVTSMTSHWSRLYFMTFYIVTMVVMTIIVAFILDAFVFRMNYSRKNREPVENPEDENGIVFEVEVSRDEALATLELYKQTCPGQSSLSSLQGVLTAMDRGGHLSLVYLGRRSRTKSDLSIKMYEEEIQEWYAEYSRENLPESDQSLELEPESPAPDMSSCPEPQLNSQTGPHSIN
- the tpcn1 gene encoding two pore calcium channel protein 1 isoform X3 codes for the protein MESDDDVPLILTWDEANSGLLSEEAERGDENGGGGNYDIVNNAVISTPGPQNHRGQNVSLRQSWEMNYQEAAIYLQEGENNDKFFTHPRNPKALAAYLFAHNHLFYMMELLTGLLLMMLSLCEAPAVPSLRLDVYVHATLELLALVMVAFELCMKLRWLGFGTFIRHKRTMVKTCVLLLQFVEAIVVLIRQTSHVRVTRALRPIFLVDCRYCGAVRRNLRQIFQSLPPFIDILLLLLFFMVIFAILGFCLFSPNTSDPYFSTLENSLVSLFVLLTTANFPDVMMPAYSKNRWSCVFFIVYLSIELYFIMNLLLAVVFDTFNDVEKMKFKSLLLHKRSAIDHAFQLLVSRQMWRSPQRPLGVSLKQFDGLMRFYRPRMSARDRFLTYKALNTSGAPMLSLQDFYKFYEVTGLKWKARRSGEHWFDDLPHTTFLIFKGINLLVKSKGFQYAMYAVVAINGVWILVETYTLNSGFSWSRFVPWSYIVFLTIYGVEVLLKISGLGPMAYFSSGWNLFDFSVTVFAFLGLIALAFDMEPFYFIVVLRPLQLLRLFKIKQRYRNVLDTMFELFPRMASLGLTLIIFYYSFAIVGMEFFADVVYPNCCNTSTVADSYRQINITIGNKTVLEEGYYYLNNFNNILSSFVTLFELTVVNNWYITMEGVTSMTSHWSRLYFMTFYIVTMVVMTIIVAFILDAFVFRMNYSRKNREPVENPEDENGIVFEVEVSRDEALATLELYKQTCPGQSSLSSLQGVLTAMDRGGHLSLVYLGRRSRTKSDLSIKMYEEEIQEWYAEYSRENLPESDQSLELEPESPAPDMSSCPEPQLNSQTGPHSIN
- the tpcn1 gene encoding two pore calcium channel protein 1 isoform X2 codes for the protein MNYQEAAIYLQEGENNDKFFTHPRNPKALAAYLFAHNHLFYMMELLTGLLLMMLSLCEAPAVPSLRLDVYVHATLELLALVMVAFELCMKLRWLGFGTFIRHKRTMVKTCVLLLQFVEAIVVLIRQTSHVRVTRALRPIFLVDCRYCGAVRRNLRQIFQSLPPFIDILLLLLFFMVIFAILGFCLFSPNTSDPYFSTLENSLVSLFVLLTTANFPDVMMPAYSKNRWSCVFFIVYLSIELYFIMNLLLAVVFDTFNDVEKMKFKSLLLHKRSAIDHAFQLLVSRQRPLGVSLKQFDGLMRFYRPRMSARDRFLTYKALNTSGAPMLSLQDFYKFYEVTGLKWKARRSGEHWFDDLPHTTFLIFKGINLLVKSKGFQYAMYAVVAINGVWILVETYTLNSGFSWSRFVPWSYIVFLTIYGVEVLLKISGLGPMAYFSSGWNLFDFSVTVFAFLGLIALAFDMEPFYFIVVLRPLQLLRLFKIKQRYRNVLDTMFELFPRMASLGLTLIIFYYSFAIVGMEFFADVVYPNCCNTSTVADSYRQINITIGNKTVLEEGYYYLNNFNNILSSFVTLFELTVVNNWYITMEGVTSMTSHWSRLYFMTFYIVTMVVMTIIVAFILDAFVFRMNYSRKNREPVENPEDENGIVFEVEVSRDEALATLELYKQTCPGQSSLSSLQGVLTAMDRGGHLSLVYLGRRSRTKSDLSIKMYEEEIQEWYAEYSRENLPESDQSLELEPESPAPDMSSCPEPQLNSQTGPHSIN